One stretch of Sphaerochaeta sp. DNA includes these proteins:
- a CDS encoding MBL fold metallo-hydrolase produces MKRKVVAILLMLVAAFSLFAADRADQFAEVVDRSSNAGNLTLYFVDLDVPEGSKDKSGDCTIIISPDGKVMMVDCGHPDSGKDVRRVMDALGLKRIDIFLNTHPHIDHLGAFPEVADTYEIGTVYRSALAYDTQYTRAFDAAIKTHNLPVQVVAKGDSFMLGDAVKVEVLWPEGEKISYPKGYPMNATQFINDHSIALRLTYGTSTVLLCGDLYRSAEREVLDLYGDALKSVVAKANHHGIDTSNQRKWIKTVHPQVVVAMNDVMGSMDVYRDYVKYGATFYHTLYNGTVRVRLDDKSHVSVLPQRESWVDKGGT; encoded by the coding sequence ATGAAACGGAAGGTTGTTGCGATCCTTCTCATGCTGGTGGCGGCGTTCTCCCTGTTCGCCGCGGACCGTGCTGACCAATTCGCCGAGGTGGTGGACCGCTCGTCGAATGCGGGAAACCTCACATTGTACTTCGTGGATCTGGATGTTCCGGAAGGCAGCAAGGACAAGAGCGGGGATTGCACCATCATCATCAGTCCGGATGGGAAGGTGATGATGGTCGATTGCGGCCATCCTGATTCGGGTAAGGATGTACGCCGGGTGATGGACGCGCTGGGCTTGAAGCGGATTGACATCTTCCTCAACACCCATCCGCATATTGATCATCTGGGTGCGTTCCCTGAGGTGGCTGACACGTATGAAATCGGAACGGTGTATCGGTCCGCGTTGGCGTACGATACCCAGTACACCCGGGCGTTCGATGCTGCGATCAAGACGCACAATCTCCCGGTCCAGGTAGTGGCGAAAGGGGATTCGTTCATGCTGGGTGATGCGGTGAAGGTTGAGGTGCTGTGGCCTGAGGGAGAAAAGATATCCTATCCGAAGGGATATCCCATGAACGCCACCCAGTTCATCAATGACCATTCCATTGCGTTGCGTCTGACATATGGGACGAGCACCGTGTTGCTCTGCGGGGATCTTTACCGCTCTGCGGAACGCGAGGTGTTGGATCTCTATGGGGATGCGTTGAAGAGCGTTGTAGCCAAGGCGAACCATCATGGGATCGATACGTCCAACCAACGCAAGTGGATCAAAACGGTGCATCCCCAGGTGGTCGTGGCGATGAACGATGTCATGGGAAGCATGGACGTGTATCGTGATTACGTGAAGTATGGAGCTACATTCTACCATACGTTGTACAATGGAACCGTTCGGGTCCGGTTGGATGACAAAAGCCATGTCTCCGTGCTCCCGCAACGGGAAAGTTGGGTGGATAAAGGCGGAACCTAA